Genomic window (Streptomyces sp. LX-29):
GCCGTGGATGCGCTCGTACTCGTGGCTGGGGATCTCCTGCACCCGCAGACCCGCCTTGACGACCCGGATGTTCATCAGGGTCTCCACCTCGAACCCGGCGCAGTCCAGGGCGATCTCGTCCAGGCAGCGGCGCCAGAAGGCGTTGTATCCGTAGCACAGGTCGGTGTAGCGGGCGCCGAACTTGCGGTTGACGAAGGCGGTCAGCGCCCGGTTGCCGAGCTTGCGGATCGCCGTCATGTCATCGGTGCCGCCGCCGTTGGCGAAGCGCGACCCCTTGGCGAAGTCGGCGCCGGAGACCAGCGCCGAGACATAGCTGACGATCTCGCCACCGTCTGCCGAGCCGTCCGCGTCGATCATCACCACGATGTCCCCGGTGCAGGCCGCGAAGCCGGTGATGAGGGCGTCGCCCTTGCCCCTGCCGCGTTGCCGCACCACGGTGATGTCCGGCCACAGCTCCCGGGCCACCTTGACCGTGTCGTCGGTGGAATTCCCGTCCACGAGCACGACCTCGTGAATCCAGTCGGGCAGGGTCTTGAACACATACGGAAGATTCTGCGCCTCGTTCATCGCCGGAATGACGATACTGACCGGCGGCGCGATGGCGAGATGAGAGGAGACCGGGCGATAGGCGGCGCTCTGCTGATCGTTTTCCGGTGTTTTCGGCGCCGAGTGCCTATTCGACTGGCGCGGCGGATGCACGAAGGAGCTCATGAGTCTGTTTCCCTCTCGTCCGGTGGAACCGCCCGCCTAGGCGGATCCGTTGGTGTGTCCGGTTCGAAAGGGGGGTTCTCACCCGCCCATGACGACATGGCGCGCCGTCGTCCGGAGTTGGGTGAGCTGGCTGGTGTAACTGGCCTCGCGGCACGCGACCCGGCGCGCGTGAGCGACCGGGCACGGCACCCCCCTACCGCGCCCGCGGCCGGCACCATCGCGGCGCTTGAGCCCTCCCCTAGAGCCGCAATTGCTGACGGTGAACCGACGCGGGTGGTTGAATTACCGAATTGACGGTATTGATGGTGGAGACTCTACGGCAAGAACTTCAGGAATCTTCCTCCTTTTAAGTGTTATTGCTCGTCGCTGTTCGAGAATCGATGGGGGGCGATCTTGATTTGCCTGACCTTGCCCATGTGCTTGAGGAATCGATCGGCCGGGTCGAACAGCTCCGGCCGGGAGAGCACGGTGTTGCGCAGCGCCCGCACCGGGGCGCGCCGGGCGCGATGGCCGAGCGCCACCGGGTGACGCCGGGTCACCCATCCCTCCGATACGGAGAGGTCCCGGGTCTTCAGCGAGTCCTTGTACTCCTTCTCCCCCCGCCCCAGGTCCAGATAGGCCAGGCCCTCCGCGGCGGCCCCCTCCGCCATCCGCAGATGCAGCGCCAGACCGGGCGAGAACTTCGCGTACGCCGTGTCGTACGCGGGGAACCAGCAGGCCAGTACATGCTCCGAACGGAGCCCGAAGTGCGCGGCGACCGGCCGCCCGCCCGCGTACAGCACCGACAGCAGCCCCGCGAACGACGGGGTGCGGGTGTGGAAGAGCTGGTGTACCAGCCGGGCGATCCACGGGTGGGCGAAGCGGTCGCTGCGCCCGGTTCTTCGGTACTGCGCGGACTTCCAGGCCATCAGCGTGCGCAGCGCCTCCGGGTTCCGCTCGTCGTGGACGTACCGCACCTCGCCGACGTCCCGCCCGAGCTTCCGTTCCTTGGCCAGGGTGGTGCGGGCGAACTTCGGCGAGCGGGACCGGAGCTGGCCCAGGTAGGCCGCGTACCCCTGGTCCACATCGATCACCGGCGAGGGGAAGGTGCGGACCGTGCCCATCTGGAACGGCTTCTGTCCCTCCACCAGGTGGTCGAACTCCCACACCGCCAGCCGACACGCCTGGAGCAGCTCCCGCGCGTCCCACTGGAAGCCGGGCCGGTGCACCAGGCCCTGGGAGTCGGAGACGCCCAGCCCGATCGCCCGGCCCACCCCGAACCGGGTCCGCTGGAAGGGGAAGAAGGCCACCGGTTCGCCCTCCTCGCGGACCACCGCGATCCGCACCTCGCGCCGACAGCGGCCCAGGGCCAGGGTGAACTCGGGGGAGAGGAAGGGGTTCGCCAGCTCCGGCGAGCCCAGCAGATGCGCCTGCGCCTGCATGGCGGTCCAGGCCGCGCGGTCCGCGGCGGTGAGCTCACCGGGGCGGTACACGCCGATGTCGCGGTTCCTCACGGCTCACACCTGGCTCTTCCGGGCCACTCGGCGGCGCCGCGCCCGGCCCAGCAGGAAGATCAGCAGGCTCAGCACCCCGACCGCGACCACGCCCCCGCGTGCGCTCCACAGGCGCAGCGACAACATGGCCTGGGCGATCAGCACGTCGATCGCGACCGCGCCGGCCACCGCGAGCACCGCGCGGCCGAGCGGGTCGATGCCGCGGAGCGCGGCCGCAACCGCGGACGCCGGCGCCACGACCAGGAACAAGAGAGTGAAGGGCGCGCGCAGCGGCGAGTCGAGGTCGACGATCGCCAGCACCGCGCCGATTCCCCCGACGCCGCACACCACGCCCGCGAACACGGGGAAGAGCTCCCCGAGCGATGCTCGCCTGCCTCTGTTGTCGGTGAACGTCTGCATTGGCGACTTTGCCCCCCGAAGCGCCGGATGCCGGGCTTCAATGTCGCGCAGCGGGCGGATGCCCGTCAAGACGCCGAAGCTGCCGATGAATGTGCGAACGAGCCACGATGGGGCGGGAGTTGCCCATGTGCCGTGGCTCGCCGCACTGTTTCGGGTAATGCGTCGGAGCGCTACGGAACGATCTTCAGCAGCCGGTTGGGCGAACCGGAGCCGGGGTTCGTGACCTTCCCCTGGGTCGCCCCGTTGGTCAGCGCGGTGGCGACCTGACCGGGGGTGTGCGAGGGATGGCCCGCGAGGTAGACGGCGGCCGCGCCGGCCACGTGCGGAGTGGCCATGGAGGTGCCGGAGATGGTGTTGGTGGCGCTGTCCGAGGTGTTCCAGCCCGCGGTGATGCCGGAGCCGGGCGCGAACAGGTCGAGCCGGGAGCCGTGGTTGGAGAAGCTGGAGCGCGCGTCGGTGTTGGTGGTGGAGCCCACGGTGATCGCCTCGGGCACCCGGGCCGGCGAGTAGTTGTTGGCGTTCGCGTTGGAGTTGCCGGCCGCCACCGCGAAGACCACGCCGCTGGCGATGGCGTTCTTGACGGCGTTGTCCAGCGCGGTGCTGGCGCCGCCGCCCAGCGACATGTTGGCGACCGCGGGACCGCTGCGGTTCCGGGCCACCCAGTCGATGCCCGCGACCACGCCCGCCGTGGTTCCGGAGCCGCTGTTGTTGAGCACCCGGACCGCCACCACCTTGGCCTTCTTGGCGACGCCGTAGTGGGTCCCGGCGGCCGTCGAGGCCACGTGCGTGCCGTGGCCGTTGCCGTCCTGGGCCACGTTGTCGTTGTCCACCGCGTCGTAGCCGTTGACGGCCCGTCCGCCGAAGTCGCCGTGGCTCACCCGGACGCCGGTGTCGATGACGAAGACCGTCGTCCCGGCGCCCGCGCTGTCCGGGTAGGTGTACTTGCTGTCCAGCGGCAGGCCGGCCTGGTCGATCCGGTCCAGGCCCCAGGACGGGGGGTTGGTCTGGGTCGCGTCCAGCGAGACCCGGACGTCCTGGACGACCTGGTCGACGGCCGGGTCGGCGGCCAACCTGCGGGCCTGGGACTCGGTGAGCCTGACCGCGTAGCCGTTGAGGACGGTCCGGTAGGTGTGCCGCACGGTGCCGCGGTGCTCCGCTATGAGCCGCTTGCCGGCGGCGGAGCCGGCCTTCAGGCCGGAGCCCTTGGTGAACGTGACGATGTAACTGCCCTTGACGGCGTCGGGGGAGTGGGCGCCGATGACCGTTCCCTCGGCCGGTGCCGCGTCCGCGGGGAGCGCGGTGACGCAGAGCACGGTGGCGGCCGCGGTGGCGACGGCCGCCGCGGTCAGCCTCGTACGAGGGTGTCGAGTGGGCTGGTGGTTCTCGGACTTACGCATCACTGCCATCGCGAGGGGCCTCCTCGGTCGGTGGCGCGTCGTGGTGCACGCGCGAGTGGGGGGCCGCGCACGGAATCCGTGCGCGCCACCGGGGGCGTGCGCTCCGCGTTGCCGGACGCTTCGCGCGCACCGCCCGGTGTGAAAAAGATTTCGCATCATCGCGCATAGAGCAATGGGTTGAGCGGCATGACATAGACATGTCATCCATCCGCAATGATCGCGGCGGCGTGGCCGACAGCCCATGGCGGGGCGCCCCTCACCCGGGGGTGGCCTCCCAGTAGCGCATCCGGCAGAGACCCTGCCCGGGGAGGTTCGATGAGACTGTTCCGCTCCTTGACCGGCATCCGTTCCCTCGCCTTCGCCGCCGTCCTCGCCCTCGTCGGGGCGTCGGCGGCGCACGCCGCTGACGGCGCGACACCGTCCGCGCCCGGCGGCGGTGTCGCGCATACCGGCGCCGCCGGGACCGCCTACGTGGCGCTCGGCGACTCCTACTCGTCCGGCGTCGGCGCCGGCGGCTACGAGAGCTCCAGCGGCGACTGCAAGCGCAGCACCAAGGCGTATCCGCGGCTGTGGGCCAACGCCAACGCCCCCAGCAGCTTCTCCTTCACCGCCTGCTCCGGCGCCCGCACCGACGATGTGCTGGCCAAGCAGCTCGGGCCGCTCAACTCCGG
Coding sequences:
- a CDS encoding glycosyltransferase family 2 protein; amino-acid sequence: MSSFVHPPRQSNRHSAPKTPENDQQSAAYRPVSSHLAIAPPVSIVIPAMNEAQNLPYVFKTLPDWIHEVVLVDGNSTDDTVKVARELWPDITVVRQRGRGKGDALITGFAACTGDIVVMIDADGSADGGEIVSYVSALVSGADFAKGSRFANGGGTDDMTAIRKLGNRALTAFVNRKFGARYTDLCYGYNAFWRRCLDEIALDCAGFEVETLMNIRVVKAGLRVQEIPSHEYERIHGVSNLRAVRDGLRVLKVILNERGVRRPRRRPPVAALAPRRGEVS
- a CDS encoding GNAT family N-acetyltransferase: MQAQAHLLGSPELANPFLSPEFTLALGRCRREVRIAVVREEGEPVAFFPFQRTRFGVGRAIGLGVSDSQGLVHRPGFQWDARELLQACRLAVWEFDHLVEGQKPFQMGTVRTFPSPVIDVDQGYAAYLGQLRSRSPKFARTTLAKERKLGRDVGEVRYVHDERNPEALRTLMAWKSAQYRRTGRSDRFAHPWIARLVHQLFHTRTPSFAGLLSVLYAGGRPVAAHFGLRSEHVLACWFPAYDTAYAKFSPGLALHLRMAEGAAAEGLAYLDLGRGEKEYKDSLKTRDLSVSEGWVTRRHPVALGHRARRAPVRALRNTVLSRPELFDPADRFLKHMGKVRQIKIAPHRFSNSDEQ
- a CDS encoding S8 family peptidase encodes the protein MAVMRKSENHQPTRHPRTRLTAAAVATAAATVLCVTALPADAAPAEGTVIGAHSPDAVKGSYIVTFTKGSGLKAGSAAGKRLIAEHRGTVRHTYRTVLNGYAVRLTESQARRLAADPAVDQVVQDVRVSLDATQTNPPSWGLDRIDQAGLPLDSKYTYPDSAGAGTTVFVIDTGVRVSHGDFGGRAVNGYDAVDNDNVAQDGNGHGTHVASTAAGTHYGVAKKAKVVAVRVLNNSGSGTTAGVVAGIDWVARNRSGPAVANMSLGGGASTALDNAVKNAIASGVVFAVAAGNSNANANNYSPARVPEAITVGSTTNTDARSSFSNHGSRLDLFAPGSGITAGWNTSDSATNTISGTSMATPHVAGAAAVYLAGHPSHTPGQVATALTNGATQGKVTNPGSGSPNRLLKIVP